The DNA region cctgctcagtggggagtctgcttctccctctccctctccccacctcccactcgtgctctctcctgctatctctctctctctcaaataaataaatgaaatctttaaaaataaataaataaaaataaaaaataaaaatgaaaaacttcctatatttttttctcattttgctatATACACCAGTGAAAACTCTGCCATTGACTAAGGAACCCCTGctctaaaattgtttttctttggggcgcctgggtggctcagttggttgagtgtctgcctttggctcaggtcatgatcccagagtcctgggagcaagccctgtctcagggagcctgcttctccctctccctctgcccctccccctgcttgtgcgtgcatgctctctctctctctcaaataaataaaatctttaaaataaataaaataaaagtgcttttcttcttaatttttcatCCACTTGTTtgcaaactaaaaaataatcacagaCTACACATGACCATCAATAATTCCAACCTAACAGGCTTATTCTCATTGTGAGAACatagtttataaatatatcaCTTGCTATATATAACAAAAGAAGTCTtgtaaaaacatgttttctcaaataaataataacattttaaattaattattattaaaattagaatagaaatatctaatcaaattattttcaaaatacagttaAATTACAAATTCATCGTGAATTTGGGGaagttatttattttgctctatGGGATTTAGACACATAATTTCACACTTCATTTTAAGTCAAGAGTCAGAAAACATTTCTTGTACAACCAGCACTAAGAGAGATCATGGTATATCAATGAATTATTTAAATGCAgagatagctttttaaaatggagTTCTATAAATAACATTAACAGGAAAATACATACCATACAAGCTAACTTTGGATCTAAGAGCTTTAatgtattcaaatattaaaagaaactagtctgaaatttttctcatttaaaaaacacattatgaTAGAATGGGTTTAAGGATAGAGGAATCAATCCCTACTGAGAAATTCACAAACATGACAGagaaacataacatttttaagatttaaacaAGGACTTGTTGGCAGCACAGGAGATGgtcttgctttctgtctctcctaTCGAGCAGGGACTTTTCATATTTCATAGTTTCTGAATTTCCTCAGGAGTTCTGAGGGAGCATCCCCAGACCAGCGGAAACGTAGGTGCCAAGAGTTCACATCTGAAAAACCTTTAAAGcacagaagatattttaaaatcagaaaggtaagaaaagaaaagtcacagTGTCATGGCAAAATAGCTTGCTGATAAGATTTCActgcaataaataaaatgcaagagtAAGTCTTTAATATGGATTATCAATATCTTATAGAAACTGATTATCTTAAGCAgacttttgaattcttttttctgcacacacacactttgattTGGCCTGGtgcatccattcatttattcatttgtaaagaaacatttattgagcacctattacatATTGCCAGCCTCTATGCTGAGTACCGTGAGACAGCAGTGCATGTCTCCTGATGGGGGTCACAGAGGAATCCAGAAAACTATTAATGTggccaaaaaataaatttaaaaaaatatggagggAAACACATAGGAGAATGGGAGACCAGAGAAAGGCATTCAGTGTGGACTAGGTAGAATAAAGGTAGAATGAGAAAAGACTTCTGGAAGGAAGTCACATTCAAAGTGACCAGGAGTAGGAATTAGTTAGACTAGGGTGTCTCAAACTTCCATATGCATAGTCATTATCTGGAGATCTTGTTATATGGCAGATTCTGATTCTGGgtgtctggggtggagcctgagattctGGATTTGTAAGGAGCTTCCTTCCCTGGCCACTTGACCCAAATAGtacccagcccccacctccatccctccctgaccccttaccctgcttatttttctataaagCCCTTGTGaatatttgatattaaatattcatttatttatgtattatatacaggGAGAccccattcaaaaaaaaaaaaaaaaggaagggactTCTCTGTGGTCACAAAATGTAACAGTAAATCATTAACACTGTGTTAAAAAACAGTAACCTTTGCCAGGCGGATGAGTACAGAAAACTTAGTAACCTTTGCCAGGCAGATGATTAGGAAACAGtgcagttttaatttgcctttctcttgGTATGAGTGAGTTTAAGCATCCTTTCATATGTTCCAAGgctatttgtgtattttctgttcatttcctttgttcatttttttttaactggatggTTGATCCTATGTCTCACTGATTCATAGAAGCATACATTAAGAGAAGTTTTCATTTCACTAATTACATTGAGattaacatctttttatatgtttaaaagcCACTGTATTTTCTCTCCTAAACTATTTATATAGTTtccctccatttttcttttggattattgATCTTTCTCTTCTTGATTTGCAGAGCCAACTTTCGAATTCTTATCAACAAGAATTAGTTTATATGGATCAAAGAACCTCATGTGCTTAAGTGattaataataaaaggatatttaTAGATGTCTCCAGTGGTGGGAATTTGGGCAATTCACTTGCaaagaaattggaaacaacttTCCAACAGCTGCCAAAAGTAAAAGGTCAATGGTAAAGGATCtctggaaatacaaataatttatccCACAATAGTAAGATTTCTTTAACTCTAAACaactttgttaaaaattaaagaaaaggtcattttccttctctactAGAGGGAGGGTAAATTGGCAGGCAATTTGGCAAAATTTATCAAACTCATTAAAATGTGTGAACTTTTAACCcaataattctacttctagaaatttatcctaaggaaataatcacagATGTGCTCAAGGGTTTAACCATAAGGATATTTATCATGACACCatttataaagctttttaaaaatcaagaaacaatcTAAATCTCCAGCAATAGAAAGTTGGTTAAAATCTTTGATATAgtcattaacaattttttaatatttatggtcATAGAAAAATTCTCATAACATATCACTAACTGACAGACAGTTAGAAAACAGTTtatagggatgcttgggtggctcaatcagttaagtgtctgccttcggctcaggtcatgatcccagggtcctgagatcgagtcccacatctggctccctgctcagcagggagtctgcttctccctctcctacttcccctgcttgtgcgctctctctctctctctctgacaaataaataaatgaaatcttaataaaaacaaaggttACAGAATAATGTACAAAATATGCTtccattgatattttaaaatattatctaaatatCTGATCAGAAAAATATGCACAGAACAGTTGACAGtggttttttaagaaaatgatctgTTTGTACTGTCTTTAGAATTATCAgagaactcttaatctcaggaaactgagggttgctggagtggtggggggtgggagggatggggtagctgggtgatggacattggggagggtatatgctgtggtgagcgttgtgaattgtgtaagactgatgaatcacagacctgtacccctgaaacaacataatacattatgttaatttaaaaaaaaaagaattaccagagaaaacaaatttaagaatttcctttttgggaaaaaataaaaggaaatttctgACAACCTGTgattgaaatacacacacacatacacaatatgTACAGTATGATCCTCTTAGTTTTTGGTAtactaacataatataaaaatataccaaaagaTCAAGAATAGATATGTCTCTAGGTGCTGAGATTACAAATTGTATTTTCTACCTTTTGTTTGACCACATTTCTCACATTTTTACTGTAAATATACTTGTTATTTCGTAGTTTGAAAAAGGTGTTTTCTAGCTTGGGTTCCAATAGAAATAGACCCCCAAACAAGAATTCGAATGGAAGAGGctaatttgttgtttgtttttgaataggctccacacctaacatggggtttgaactcacgaccccaagattaagagttgcatgcttgggcacccggatggctcagttggttaagcatctgcctttggctcaggtcatgatcctggggtcctgggatcaagtcccacatcaggctccctgctcagcgcggagcctgcttctccctctccctctgcccctcccccctgctcatgtttgcactctcactctctctcaaaaaaataaataaaatcttaaaaaaaaaaaaaaaaaaaagagttgcatgctctcctgactgagccaggctcAATAAAGTGGCTTAATTTGAAAGGTGATTCAAGGAGGTCCTGGTGAGggactcctgagtggctcagttggttaagcatctgccttcagctcaggtcatgatcccagaatccccggatcaagtcccgcatcaggctccttgctcagccgggagcctgcttctccctctgcctgccgctccccctgcttgtactctctctctctgtgtcaaataaatgaaatcttaaaaaaaaaaaaaaaaaaaaaaaaatgtccgggcaaaaaagggggaaaaaaaaaaaaatttaaaaaaaaaaaaaaaaaaaaaaaaaaggtcctggTAAGAAAGTAGGGAAAGGAACCAAGTTTATAAAAGGTACATTATCAGGCAAGTTGCTACCCTGGGCAACTAGGGCTTGATTGCATTGGAGAcccctggaagacaatataaagaCCCCTCAGAGTTAATCCAGTTTGAGAAGTAAAGGAGCCTCCCACTCACATTCATCAGTATCTGATGGCTACATCCAAAGGTGTTTATTCCCTGGCACTTACTGCCTAGCCGGCTCAATTGCCAGAGAAAGCCCTTTGGTAGAAACCATAGAGTTGGCAATGGGAAGGTAGATGTCCAGAGACTATGGCAGCACACATCTGCTAcataggatctttttttttttaattccagaatgTTACACAAACTATTTTATTCTAGAATGGCATTTATCAGAGGCcatatttattgcatatttaagtggaaggaaaggaaaagtgagaTTGTCTCACACACCAGTTTTCAGAGGCTGTGCTCCATATTTTACTGGTTGCAGTGAAGAGTCAGAACAGGATGGGCACTATTTGACAGATGTTCATCACAGAAGAGGCATCAAAAGGCAACCTCCAAAGTAAATATCAACCATTGCttaaggaaattaataaatatgcTGAAAAGGTATGTGAGAAGCCACTCCAGTCTTGGTAAAGCTCACAtgaataatatttcttaaatgttgatGTTACAGATATTTATGCTGCagtaaaataaagttataaataatCATACGACTGCACTTTGGTATATCAAACTCCAACTTTACGGTGCTACTCATTACAGCCAATAATCTCTTAAACGGCATTAAGAAATGGTAAATGCAGCTTTTAGTAAAATTTCATAATTCTTATTCTCCAACAACAGCTTCTCAGAACAATGATCCTCCTCTCACTGCTCTCCCCCCACCATCCTGCCTTCATTCCTCAGTCACAGTAAGAGAATATACTTCACCATGTGAGGGCATCAAAATTGACATCACACATTGCACACccgaaactaacataacactgtatgttaactacactggaatttaaaaaataataataataagataggagtaccaaaaaaaaaaaaaaaaccccaaaaacctgaCGTCACAATTTATTTTGAGTAAATTACAATATATCTATCCTGTGGAATACTTATCTGCTGTTTAaaaggacataataaaaaaaataaaaataaagggcgcctgggtggctcagttggttaagcaactgccttcggctcaggtcatgatcctggagtcccaggattgagtcccgcatcgggctccctgctcagcggggagtctgcttctccctctgaccctcccccctctcatgtgctctctctctctctctcaaataaataaataaaatctttaaaaaaaataaaaaataaaaataaaaataaaaggatgagtTAATTCTAAATCTAAGAGTCTAAGGAGAAGCCccataataataaaagctaacacCAAAAAAAGCACCTACCAGGTACCTggtctaaatattttacataatttatttatttactactcAAAAAAACCGTATGAGGTAGACACTAATGTTTTGGCCATTTAATAAGaaaacacagatacagagagattAACTtgcttgcccaagatcatgcaACTCATCAGTGGAAAAGCAGGGATCTGGTTCCAGAGTTTGTGCTCTTCAGCATTGTGTAGCAGTATAAcaccattctttatttttaaagccctCATAAGTGAATATCTATTTCTATATGCTTGTATTAGCATAGAGAACAATGTGGAAGGAGACACACCTGGGCATTTGCACTGGTTACTTCAGGAAATAGAAGCAGAGAACGATGGGAGCCTGGGGTAGACACTAAGTCATTGTCTATACATGATTCTTTGAATTTTCTAATAACAAGCTCCTATCAATTTggggtttttaaatatttaaataactagttttttaaaggaagagaacaTTCCATAGACTCTGATGCGAGGGATTCCAGCCCCGTTCCCGAGTCTCTGAAGTGATCAGCCTCACAACACCCTCCTGcacacccccccaacccccgcctgGTTCTGGTGAACTCAGACTGGGTCTGAATCTGAAACAGAGTCACAGGGAAGCCCCAGGGGTTCAGGAAGCACAGATCTGAACATTCCAGGGCTGAATAGAGAAATATTTGTATGTTTGCCTGTGCGTAGGTGTTTGTATGCATATATTTGCTTAAAACactgtttttttctgaaattcgGGCTTCTGCTTTGATCAGTTTGTTACATTATAACCATGCCCAGATATGAGGCTGATGCAATCAATGTGCGGACTCCACAAAGGGATATCTTGAGTAACCAGCACAGATACCTGAATCACACCCTGAGAATCTTTATTCTAGCAGGTAATGAGCATATAGAAGTTCTTCCCAAAGGGAGATTTCAAATGACTATTTCTAGAAAGACTATAATTCACCACAAACTATCTAATTATCTTCATTTCCTCAGTAAGTATTCAAGGATTCAAGGACCTTCAGGAGCCTTTGGTTTAAAGGCTAAATTCTAAAGAGGTGTTgaatcacaaccctgagaatcCAGCAAGAATCTGAAGGACAATGATAGTGTGTGTACATAACACACTTATAGATCAACACAGTGGGATGgctggagacacaaagaaatgataaCAATAGCTGACATTAACCCAAGACTGGCTTGGTAGGTGAatcactgtgctaagcattttgcatggatctcatttaatcttcatgataaCTCTATGAGAAGGTACCATTATGATCttgattttatagattaggaaactgaaatctagagaagttaagtaacttttaCCAAGTAATAGAGATCATACGTAGTAGAGCTAGGTAGTGTACCTTGGGAACTTAACCTCTATAATGCCCTGCTTCAGTGGATCTATATATCATTCAGAATGTCTACAGAGCTACTTCCAAATAAGGTACCTTCTCAAGGTAGTGCAATGCCTTACAAACAGACTCTGAAGCCAAGCTGCCTTAGttcagccccctcccctgctgtatACAAGCTGTAGAGCTTTGGGAAAATTACTCAACCTCCCTGgactttagttttctcatctgtaaaatgataataatattggTGCCAACCTCAGAAGcttgtagtgaggattaaataaattaatgtatatgaaatgaatataagacaagataatacatgtaaaagtaATGCACATAAAGAATATTCCTGTACATAGTAAATACCCAATAAATGGCAGTGTTATTTCAGTCCAGCAAAAGACACTCCCAGAAATGCCTCAAATTTCCCCTTGCAAGGAATGTATGGAGGAATGTGTCTTCCAGTATCTATGTCAGTGCCAAATAAGTCTCTTTTAAGGTGATAAAGCAATCCTTAAATTTGGCACTACCGTTTAGTTGGAAGAGGTTGAGAATAAATACAGTATAAACCAAGCCCTTTAATTTCAGACCTTCTTTGTTCTGCAAAGCTACATGACTACACTTACTTGGAGAATCAGGATTTTGTGGGGAGAATGACTTCTCCAAGGACTTGGATtctttctgctccattttctctGTGGTTGAACCCAGCtcctctttctttatttctctttgcttgttCCATTCCTCATTTTCAATCTCGTCGGTATGAGGCTGGTCAGATTCTTCCAGCATCAGGTCTTTTTTACCTCTGACAGCCCAGTGCATTGACTACATTAATTAAAAGCAgacacataatataaaatcaatattataTAGTATTCTCTATTTAAAGTTCAATGTGTGGTAAAACCTGACCTACTATTATGAATTTTTCTGtaggttttatttcaaaataaaaatgttaattttggggtgcctggctggttcagtcagtggagcaggtgactctcgatctcagggtggtggctttgagccccaggttgggcctagagcttactgaaagaaagaaagaaagaaagaaagaaagaaagaaagaaagaaagaaNNNNNNNNNNaagaaagaaagaaagaaagaaagaaagaaagaaagaaagaaagaaaaaaaaagatggagcaCTTGACTGGCTCAgacagtagagcatgcaactcttgatctcagggttgtaagtttgagccccacactgggtgaagatattacctaaaaataaaatctttaaggggcacctcggtggctcagtaggtttcagctcgagtcatgatgtcagggtcatgagatcaagccctgcgtagggctccgtgctcagggaaattctctccctctgtccctacccccacctctctaaaataaataaataaatcttttttaaaaataaaaatgaaatcttttttttaaatgttaattttaggggcacctgggtggctcagtcagttaagtgtctgccttcagctcagatcatgatcccaggatcctgggatcgaggcccacatcgggctccctgctccgcgggaagcctgcttctcccactccttctgtccctgcccccagctcgtgcactttctctcaaataaataaataaaatcattttttaaaaatgttaattttaaaaaagggcagtGGCCTTAGCGGGGGcaaaaaaatctgcttttggtttggttggttgggGTCTGTTGTTGTTtagtttgtttcttcctttttctgcatGTGCAGAGTAGAAAAGGCTAGCCAGTGGCTTCCTCTGTGGAGGGAAAGGATATTGGAAAGGtcagtgaaaaatagaaaataagaaatttgagaATTCAGGGCCCAGAGAGCTGAAAATGTGGTCCTTCAACATCACAAGTCAGCTAAGTGTCCTGTACAGTGTATCTACTCCGTGTCTCAGTACTTCTTGGAATAAAAGTGCCTATTATTTCCTTAGATGGTGTTGAGGATTAATGACTTAACTACAGTAAATGCTTTGATAGCCAGCAAAGATATTCTGAGATAATAGTTTTACTCATCCATCTactttataagaataaaatattttatcatcagACCCTTGTATCTGCTGATCCCAATTAAAGAAATACACAGGGAAAAAATCCCAACTGTATCTAACCTCATATTCAGGCGGCTCTCATGCTTTGTACTTCAATCAAAGGACTAATGTAAGAGTGATGCTAAGCAGCCTGGTTTGCTGGGACACAATTAGGTCTCATGTCTGTGCTCACAGAGTGTATTTCTCAGTTCCCCTAAATATGAACTGGACAGAACAACATTTAATATCAAGCAAACTAGTGTGGAATGACTCAGTTCAAATGATCATcagtaaaaatatcaaatgataGCAGTTGATAGAGACTAAGAGGGAGATTAGGAAAAGGACAGTATGTACAGCAAAATAATGAATTGCACCAGACCAAAACAATCAGTGTGTGCAGGGGGTGAACTAATGCTAAACAGACACCAAGCCTGGGTGCAAAGGCCACTGTCCTACAGTCCCTGAAATTGGTATGTTGCTTATTCTACCTTCTCCATTGACTTGTTTACCAGCTTTCTTTAAGgtgttttttccccctaggaagtcattttttaaaattctggatgttggggcgcctgggtggctcagtctgttaagcgtctgccttcagctcaggtcatgatcccagggtcctgggatcgagtcccacgtcgggctccctgctccgcgggaagcctccttctccttctctctctgctgctccccctggcttgtgcgctctctctctctctctcaaatagataaaatctttaaaataaataaagtaggtaatttaatttaattctggaccttgtttaataataaaaaattgtgcCTACATGCCAGTAAACATTAAAtagacaatagaaaaataaatagaaaaaaatcaattgactcaTGTGAGCCATGGATCAGCTGAATAACTATTCAAAATTGACTAGTTGTTTTTATTCTGGATCAACATGAGTGAATTTTTTACTTGTCTGGGTGATCTTTGACATGGTTTTGGATAACATTCAATTAGGACAGACTGCCTTCTCAACAGGCCCAGAAGGTGTTAAATTACACACTGTTTCCCACCTGATTGGGGAAAGTGTAACCAAACGGGCATAGTAGGAAGCTTCCCTGGTTGTTTGTAGCCAACTGGACTCACCCCAAGGACACCTTACTGAGCCCAGGAACCCAGAAACAATCAGTATaaaggttggggtgcctgggtggctcagtcagttaagtgtctgacttgatttcagctcaggtcatgatctcaggattgtgagatcaaaccccactttgggctccatgctgggcatatagcctgcttaagattctctctctcccaggacgcctgggtgtatcagttggttaagcatctgccttcggctcaggtcatgatcccagggtcctgggatcgagccccacgtcaggctccttgctcagcggggagcctgcttctccctctgcctgcctctgtctttctctctgacaaataaataaataaaaacttaaaaaaaaaatagattctctctctccctctacccctcccctcctaaatatatataaatatgcatatttatatataacatgtttaataatatatataaatatatataatttttatatactgaaatatatatatataaaggtcaATGTAAGAACAAAGTAAGTGTATAACACAGTaattatagtgatttttttttaagattttatttatttatttgacagagagagacacagtgagagagggaacacaagcagggggagtgggagagtgagaagcaggcttcccgtggaacagggagcccgatgcggggctcgatcccagaactctgggatcatgacctgagccgaaggcagacgcttaacgactgagccacccaggcgcccctatagtgattatttttatatttagttttttaatagcatgaagaaagagaacacaatGGTTTAAAAAGTCTCTCTGCATCAATCCAATGACTCTTTCACCAGAATTTGTaacaagaataaatttaaaataatttacagctTTCTTTAATTAATCAGGCTCTTTTTTATGGAATTTATAAGCCTTGAGTAGAGAATAGGCTGATATGAACTAAAAAGATGGAGGAGATGAATTTGCATTGGTTCAAAATTCAGCAGTATTATATGAGCAACTTCAGAAGCACAGTTGTCAGAATGTATAAAACATAAATGCTAATGAGGAGTGTATACATTGACTCAAACAGCCAAGGAGAGACTGACAATTGTAGTCATCAGCTCTTCTGGCGCTGACCCACTGAATTCCCCTTCACAGGATTTGTGGACGCTGAGTTATATCTAGATTCTACCAGCTTCTTGGTCTTCCCCGTCCTATTGcctattgacttttttttttaagatttatttatttattttgacagagaaagagagagagagcacaagcagggggaggggcagagggaggagcagactccccgctgagcagggagcccgatgcggggctcgatcccaggaccctgggatcatgacttgagccgaaggcagacgcttaacgactgagccacccaggcgcccctgcctatTGACTTTTTAAGCTGCTACATGAGTCTCATCCATGGGCAGCCTGAGCTTCATGAATTCACTACATCCCAGAGCGGAACCTACCGTTTTCACCGAGTCACTCAAAGCTTCCCACTGCTGGAATGTCATCGACATCTGGCTCCTGCGCCAGTGGTCATAGCGAGCACGACTCTCTGTATTAGTCAGAATCTCCTTTGCCTTCTGCAGCTTCTGGAACGTCTCCACTGGAAAACAAATCCAAAGATGAGCACTCCTCTCTTGAAGGAGTTATTTTAAACTCCCAAGCAAAGCGATCTCACTGGAATAGGTCTGTTATttactggctatgtgaccttCAAGCTTTCATTTCCTCATGTGTAGTGCGAATCGCAAGGACAAGTGAGATCATGGATGTAAAGGGCCTGGCTCACAGTTTATCCACTCTCTTCACTGAGCTCCAGTGATGTGCCAAGTGCTAATCCAGATGCTGATGACACAGCTGTGAACAGGAGACATGAACTATTTAGTGGGATTGACATTTACAAACAtcaaaaaaattagttttgtctACTAGGAAGAAAACTACCTTTTCTAGTGGTAGTTGTGAGGAAGGGTAGTGATCAGGCGAGAGGAACAGTGTAAATGAAGACTCTAAGGCAGGAAGGAGCATAGTTATTTAGAGAAAGTAGAAAATGCCCATGTGACACAGGGCTGGGAAAGAACAATGAGGAAATGAGCAATGGGGCTGTAGAGTAGACAAGGACCCAGTCATCCAGGACCTTAGAGGCCTAAGGATTCTGGTCTGCTTTTGTTGTAAGAACAGTAAGAAGTTATTGGGAGGGTTTAAGCACAGGAAGTAACATGGTAGGTGGTTGATAAATGGTAGCTTTGTCACTGATCTATTTGACCAGATGGCATACAATAGAAACCATCCATGTCCCTTTTGTAAACACTTCCAATGTCTCTTCTGCTCTTCAATGAAGCTCAAACTTTCTATagaacaatacacaaaaatcaattgtgtttctaAACAGTATCAATgagcaatctgaaaatgaaatcagggaagaaattccatttacaacagcatcaaaagaataaaatacttagaaaaaaatgttaacaaaagaagtgcaagacttatatattgaaaactataaaacactgttgaaagaaattaaatatctaaatgaATAGATATCCATGTTCAAGGATCAGAAGACCTAGCATTTCTAAGATGGTAATTCTCCAAACTGCtctatagatttaatgtaatctctgTCAAAATCCCAGATGCCTTTTTTTGTGACAAGTTGATCCTAAAAATCCATATGTACAGGCAAGGGTctcagaatagtcaaaacaatcttgaaaaacaaaaacaaagttggaagaacTCACACTTCCCAACTTAAAACTTTCTACAAGGCTACAGTAatgaaaacagtgtggtactagcatTAGAGTAAACATACATAAATGGGATAGTATGAGTCCAAAATAAACCCTCAAACTTACAGTCaattggttttctttctgttttttttaagattttttttttaagattttatttatttatttgagagagagcacaagaggggggagggtcagagggagaagcagactccctgctgagcagggagcctgatgcgggattcgatcccaggactcgaggatcatgacc from Neomonachus schauinslandi chromosome 6, ASM220157v2, whole genome shotgun sequence includes:
- the DNAJC12 gene encoding dnaJ homolog subfamily C member 12 — encoded protein: MDAILSYRSEDTEDYYMLLGCDELSSVEQIMAEFKVRALECHPDKHPENSKAVETFQKLQKAKEILTNTESRARYDHWRRSQMSMTFQQWEALSDSVKTSMHWAVRGKKDLMLEESDQPHTDEIENEEWNKQREIKKEELGSTTEKMEQKESKSLEKSFSPQNPDSPSFSDVNSWHLRFRWSGDAPSELLRKFRNYEI